The Candidatus Sericytochromatia bacterium nucleotide sequence CCCCTTCCAAGTCGTCTTGGAAGGGGCTCGTGAGGGGGCGCAAGCTCTGGCGAGGCTAATCCCTCAGGCCATTCCGTCCCACCGCGTACCGATGTATCCGTCCTGACGCCGTATGAGAACCCAAGGAACAAAAAGAGGTCGAACCAGGCAGGTTCGACCTCTTTAATCAGGTGGAGGTAACCGGATTCGAACCGGTGACCTTCTGCATGCCATGCAGACGCGCTACCAACTGCGCCATACCCCCGGAAACGTCGTCCACCGAAGCGGACTTGGGAATCTTAGCAGGGCGCTCGGAAAGCTGTCAACGCCGCCTGCCTCACACGGTGGGGACAGGTGAGCCCAGGTGAAACGCATTGTGGACCAGACGCACGGCTTGCTGGGCCTGGTCGCGGTTGATCACGCACGAGACCTTGATTTCCGAGGTGGCGATCATCTGAATGTTGATGTTGCCATCGGCCAGGGCCTGAAACATGCGGGCCGCAATGCCGGCGTGATTCACCATGCCAGAGCCCACAATCGACACCTTGGCGACCTCCAGACTCTTCACCACCTCACCAGCCCCGATTGCCTTGCCCACGTCGGTGGTCACGGCGACGGCCTTGTCGAGGTCATCGCGCGGGACGGTAAAGCCGATGTCGTTGGTGTTCTCAGCTCGCACGGCCTGCGTGATCATGTCCACGTTGATGGCGTGGTCCGACAGGGCCCCGAACAGCCGGGCCGCGATGCCCGGGGTGTCCGGCACTGCCAGCAGTGCCACCTTGGCCTGATTCATGTCCACGGCCACACCGCGGACAGGGGTCACGTTTTCCAATTCATCCACTCCCTTCACGACCGTGCCGCGCCCCTCATCGAAGGTGGAGCGGACACGCAGATTCAAATGATGTTGCTTGGCGTATTCAACCGAGCGCGGATGCAGCACCTGGGCCCCCAGGCTCGCCAGTTCTAGCATCTCGTCATAGGAGATTTCCGGTAGCAGGGAGGCATCGCTCACGAGGCGCGGATCGGTGGTGTACACCCCGGATACGTCCGTGTAAATCTCGCACTCGTCGGCGCGCAGGGCCGCGGCCAGCGCCACGGCCGTGGTGTCTGAACCTCCACGGCCCAAGGTACAAATTTCCCCGTTGTGCGTGACCCCTTGAAATCCGGCCACGACGGGAATGTAATCGTCGAGCAGCAGCTGTCGCAGACGGTCCGTGTGGATGTCGATGATGCGGGCCTTGGTGTGAACCGGCTCGGTGCGAATCCCGGCTTGCGCCCCGGTGACCGAGATGGCCGGGATTCCTGCGGATTGTAACGCCATGGCGACCAGGGCAATCGACACCTGCTCGCCGGTAGCGAGTAGCATGTCGATCTCTCGGGGCGAGGCAAAGGCGGTGACCTGGTCTTTCAACTCCAGCAGTTCGTCGGTCGTGTGTCCCATCGCCGAGACGACGACCACCACCTGATGGCCCGCCTGCTTCGCTTGCGCGATG carries:
- a CDS encoding aspartate kinase — protein: MTLVVQKFGGTSVATPERIRHVAHRIAQAKQAGHQVVVVVSAMGHTTDELLELKDQVTAFASPREIDMLLATGEQVSIALVAMALQSAGIPAISVTGAQAGIRTEPVHTKARIIDIHTDRLRQLLLDDYIPVVAGFQGVTHNGEICTLGRGGSDTTAVALAAALRADECEIYTDVSGVYTTDPRLVSDASLLPEISYDEMLELASLGAQVLHPRSVEYAKQHHLNLRVRSTFDEGRGTVVKGVDELENVTPVRGVAVDMNQAKVALLAVPDTPGIAARLFGALSDHAINVDMITQAVRAENTNDIGFTVPRDDLDKAVAVTTDVGKAIGAGEVVKSLEVAKVSIVGSGMVNHAGIAARMFQALADGNINIQMIATSEIKVSCVINRDQAQQAVRLVHNAFHLGSPVPTV